A stretch of the Clavibacter sp. B3I6 genome encodes the following:
- a CDS encoding MerR family transcriptional regulator produces the protein MRMTISELAKVTGLTVRTLRFYDEIGLVAPAGTTASGMREYGGDEVLRLQRVLVYRQLDVPLEQIRRILAGELDPQTALLQQREMLRLEQQRLADLVGSVDYALRSFATKEEEIMTAEDARNLFDGFDTTAIEADAQRHWAEQADASRTAVDGMSAEDARTAQDAHEARLRQMGTLVDEGAAADDSRTQAVVAEMHHAMTAMWTPDAAAFTQVGEQLASQPESAAVLSKVTPALPVFLRDAYAHYAATRLS, from the coding sequence ATGCGGATGACCATCTCGGAGCTGGCCAAGGTGACGGGCCTGACGGTCCGGACGCTGCGGTTCTACGACGAGATCGGTCTCGTGGCGCCGGCCGGGACGACGGCATCAGGGATGCGCGAGTACGGCGGTGACGAGGTCCTGCGCCTGCAACGCGTGCTCGTCTACCGGCAGTTGGATGTGCCGCTCGAGCAGATCCGGCGGATCCTCGCCGGGGAGCTCGACCCGCAGACGGCGCTCCTCCAGCAGCGCGAGATGCTGCGGCTGGAGCAACAGCGCCTGGCCGACCTGGTCGGCTCCGTCGACTACGCCCTCCGCTCCTTCGCAACCAAGGAGGAAGAGATCATGACCGCAGAGGACGCACGGAACCTGTTCGACGGGTTCGACACCACCGCCATCGAGGCGGACGCTCAGCGCCACTGGGCTGAGCAGGCGGATGCATCGCGCACCGCCGTCGACGGCATGTCGGCCGAGGACGCCCGCACGGCGCAGGACGCGCACGAAGCCCGGCTCCGGCAGATGGGCACGCTCGTGGACGAGGGAGCAGCGGCCGACGATTCGCGCACACAGGCAGTCGTCGCCGAGATGCATCACGCGATGACAGCGATGTGGACTCCGGACGCGGCAGCGTTCACGCAGGTGGGTGAGCAGTTGGCGAGCCAGCCGGAATCAGCGGCCGTCCTCTCGAAGGTGACACCGGCCCTGCCGGTGTTCCTCCGTGACGCCTACGCCCACTACGCCGCTACCCGCTTGTCCTAG
- a CDS encoding phosphotransferase, with protein sequence MTYVEPLPEDPEIPLVGGDVTEGLVRKGSTVRRPVSTSSARVHQLLQELERRGFDHAPRYLGTDGDGRQVLTFVTGEVAGRPWPAWVGDDRRAASVARLLRRYDDAAEQVGLPAWAVTASDPPALPSAGPATLLGHRDITPENVVFHDEEAAALIDFDLARPSARVEEVANLLLWWGPWMHEDDRQEAVNGVDPFARGALLVDAYGLDDDGRRRLVPVSREIADLSWHAMKHRADTLGGGWRRMWDDGIGDVILRRQAWLAENNDALTAAVRG encoded by the coding sequence ATGACGTACGTGGAGCCGCTGCCCGAAGATCCCGAGATCCCCCTCGTCGGCGGCGACGTGACGGAGGGGCTGGTACGGAAGGGCTCGACGGTGCGGCGACCGGTCAGCACGTCATCAGCCCGAGTGCATCAGCTCCTGCAGGAGCTCGAGCGTCGAGGCTTCGACCACGCACCGCGGTACCTGGGCACCGACGGCGACGGACGCCAGGTCCTGACCTTCGTCACCGGCGAGGTCGCCGGCCGCCCCTGGCCCGCATGGGTGGGCGACGACCGCCGCGCTGCAAGCGTGGCTCGTCTGCTGCGGCGCTACGACGACGCCGCAGAGCAGGTGGGGCTGCCCGCGTGGGCCGTCACCGCGTCCGATCCCCCAGCCCTGCCCTCCGCAGGTCCCGCCACCCTCCTCGGACACCGGGACATCACACCGGAGAACGTCGTGTTCCACGACGAGGAGGCGGCCGCGCTCATCGACTTCGACCTCGCCCGCCCATCTGCACGCGTGGAGGAGGTGGCGAACCTCCTGCTGTGGTGGGGGCCTTGGATGCACGAGGACGATCGGCAGGAGGCAGTCAACGGCGTCGATCCCTTCGCGCGCGGCGCGCTCTTGGTCGACGCGTACGGGTTGGACGACGACGGGCGGCGCCGACTCGTCCCCGTCTCCCGGGAGATCGCGGACCTCTCATGGCACGCCATGAAGCACCGCGCGGACACGCTGGGCGGTGGCTGGCGACGGATGTGGGATGACGGCATAGGCGACGTGATCCTCCGCCGTCAGGCGTGGCTGGCGGAAAACAATGACGCCCTCACGGCCGCGGTTCGCGGCTGA
- a CDS encoding GNAT family N-acetyltransferase: MPSSPVLRDLERGDPQWATALPVLRELRPHLTDELLDHVLRDGASQGLRFTALFEDDRCVAVAGWRVVVNTSAIRKLYIDDLATDAAARSRGHGAALLDALAARGRELGCRSIELDSGVQRHDAHRFYLRERMDITAHHFARALS; the protein is encoded by the coding sequence ATGCCCTCTTCCCCCGTGCTGCGCGATCTGGAGCGAGGTGACCCGCAGTGGGCGACTGCGCTCCCTGTTCTTCGCGAACTCCGTCCGCATCTCACCGACGAGCTGCTCGACCACGTTCTCAGGGACGGGGCGTCGCAGGGCCTCCGCTTCACGGCGCTGTTCGAGGACGATCGCTGCGTCGCGGTCGCGGGTTGGCGAGTCGTGGTCAACACGAGCGCCATCCGGAAGCTCTACATCGATGACCTCGCCACGGACGCGGCCGCGCGTTCCCGTGGCCACGGCGCGGCGCTCCTGGACGCTCTTGCGGCTCGCGGGCGGGAGCTGGGCTGCCGGTCGATCGAGCTCGACTCCGGCGTGCAACGCCACGACGCCCACCGGTTCTACCTCCGAGAGCGGATGGACATCACGGCTCACCACTTCGCACGAGCGCTCAGCTGA
- a CDS encoding TetR/AcrR family transcriptional regulator, giving the protein MITSKGQATKEHIVETAAALMGQLGVAGTSTENVRKAAGVSGSQLSHYFGSKQALVRAVINHRSETEAIAGHPMLRPLDSIDALRAWADAAVENQDHDMGYGACTLAMLAGSANPGDEQTREELSSAFVRLQSLLRDGLSSMRDRGDLRPEADLDELSLVLLTALQGGTLLGQTMQTSAPMRSAMNAALRYVESFAA; this is encoded by the coding sequence GTGATCACCAGCAAGGGGCAGGCGACCAAGGAGCACATCGTCGAGACGGCGGCGGCGCTCATGGGTCAGCTCGGCGTGGCCGGCACCAGTACCGAGAACGTGCGCAAGGCCGCGGGCGTCAGCGGATCACAGCTGTCGCACTACTTCGGCAGCAAGCAGGCGCTCGTCCGGGCAGTCATCAACCATCGGTCTGAGACCGAGGCGATCGCGGGCCACCCCATGCTGCGTCCGCTCGATAGCATCGACGCCCTCCGTGCGTGGGCCGACGCCGCGGTCGAGAACCAGGATCACGACATGGGCTACGGCGCCTGCACGCTCGCGATGCTGGCGGGTTCGGCGAACCCCGGTGACGAGCAGACCCGCGAGGAGCTCTCCAGCGCGTTCGTCCGCCTGCAGTCCCTGCTGCGCGACGGACTCAGCTCCATGCGCGACCGGGGTGACCTCCGTCCGGAGGCCGACCTCGACGAACTGTCGCTGGTGCTGCTCACCGCCCTTCAGGGAGGCACCCTCCTGGGCCAGACGATGCAGACGTCGGCACCCATGCGGTCGGCCATGAATGCCGCCCTCCGCTACGTCGAGTCCTTCGCCGCCTGA
- a CDS encoding SDR family NAD(P)-dependent oxidoreductase, translating into MSDLAGQTALITGATSGIGRAVAELLAQHGADVVVHGRDPQRGAEVVDSITSDGGSARFVAADLGDSRDVERLAREAGPVDILVNNAGIYEFTSTFDTTAESVDRHFAINARAPFQLVAALVPHMIERSNGAIVNISSGAATTVMPAGAIYGASKAALDVFTHYWASEFGAHGIRVNAVASGPVRTAGTKSLLDATGDAMDNTTARGRIGDPAEIAEVVLFLIQPASSYVNGAIVAANGGRRTARPS; encoded by the coding sequence ATGTCGGATCTCGCAGGACAGACAGCCCTGATCACAGGAGCAACCTCGGGCATCGGGCGTGCGGTAGCGGAGTTGCTCGCGCAGCATGGCGCCGACGTCGTCGTGCACGGCCGCGATCCCCAGCGGGGAGCGGAGGTAGTCGATTCGATCACCTCCGACGGCGGCTCTGCACGCTTCGTCGCTGCCGACCTCGGCGACTCCCGGGACGTCGAGCGGCTGGCCCGCGAGGCGGGCCCGGTCGACATCCTCGTCAACAACGCCGGCATCTACGAGTTCACGTCCACCTTCGACACCACGGCAGAGAGCGTCGACCGGCACTTCGCCATCAACGCCCGCGCGCCCTTCCAGCTGGTGGCAGCTCTCGTGCCCCACATGATCGAGCGCAGCAACGGCGCGATCGTGAACATCAGCTCGGGCGCCGCCACGACCGTCATGCCCGCTGGCGCCATCTACGGGGCATCGAAGGCCGCCCTCGATGTCTTCACCCACTACTGGGCATCCGAGTTCGGCGCCCACGGCATCCGCGTGAACGCCGTCGCCTCAGGCCCGGTCCGCACCGCCGGAACGAAGTCGTTGCTCGACGCGACCGGCGACGCGATGGACAACACCACAGCCCGCGGGCGCATCGGCGACCCGGCCGAGATCGCCGAGGTCGTGCTGTTCCTCATCCAGCCGGCCAGTAGCTACGTCAACGGCGCGATCGTGGCCGCCAACGGCGGACGGCGAACCGCTCGACCGAGCTGA
- a CDS encoding AAA family ATPase produces the protein MAQLLITGMSGAGKTTLLLELARRGHLTVDTDYGGWADHDGGPWNVARMTDLLASRRDVVVAGTVENQVEFYDRFDYVILLSAPLDVLFDRVTHRTNNPYGNSPEERDAIRRDTAEVEPLLRRGAHLELDGRRPVSELADAIESLSAAAPEKKGIPQRGVR, from the coding sequence ATGGCGCAACTCTTGATCACCGGTATGTCCGGAGCGGGCAAGACGACCCTGCTCCTTGAGCTCGCACGCCGTGGCCACCTCACGGTTGACACTGACTACGGCGGGTGGGCCGACCACGACGGCGGGCCGTGGAACGTCGCGAGAATGACCGACCTGCTGGCATCTCGCCGTGACGTGGTGGTTGCCGGCACCGTCGAAAATCAGGTCGAGTTCTACGACCGCTTCGACTACGTGATCCTCTTGAGCGCACCACTTGACGTGCTGTTCGACCGAGTCACGCATCGGACGAACAACCCGTACGGGAACTCGCCGGAGGAACGCGACGCGATCCGGCGCGACACTGCAGAGGTGGAACCCCTGCTGCGCCGCGGAGCTCACCTGGAACTCGACGGGCGACGCCCCGTGAGTGAACTCGCTGATGCCATCGAGTCGCTGAGCGCCGCCGCTCCGGAGAAGAAAGGCATTCCGCAGCGCGGGGTCCGCTAG